The following coding sequences lie in one Saccopteryx bilineata isolate mSacBil1 chromosome X, mSacBil1_pri_phased_curated, whole genome shotgun sequence genomic window:
- the LOC136317057 gene encoding melanoma-associated antigen B18-like, giving the protein MPRGQKSKLRAREKRRKAHAEMQAQALRDAGAFATEEGEFFSSAPAVPEDSPQNVPAAEPPNTSQEPQNTPSSTDDTTTAISCTDSNEGASKEDEETSTSSKALENFRRDPLNRKVVLLMQFLLEKYQSKEPITKADMLKFVIKKYKNHFNEILRRASEHMELAFGIDLKEVDPTRHYYVLVSKLDLTCDETMSEEDLPKTGLLMIVLGVIFMSGNCAPEEAIWKVLNLIGIYADKNHVIYGDPRKVITKDLVQLNYLEYHQVPNSDPPRYEFQWGPRAHAETSKMKVLEFIAKIYDTVPSAFPIWYEEALQDEQERARARAAARARIAANARSRAKATCSSHTK; this is encoded by the coding sequence ATGCCTCGAGGTCAGAAGAGTAAGCTCCGTGCCCGTGAGAAACGCCGAAAGGCTCATGCTGAGATgcaggcccaggctctgagggatGCTGGCGCTTTtgccacagaggaaggagagttcTTCTCCTCTGCCCCGGCTGTCCCTGAAGACAGTCCTCAGAATGTGCCGGCTGCTGAACCACCAAACACTTCCCAGGAGCCTCAGAACACGCCATCTAGCACTGATGATACTACTACAGCTATTTCATGCACCGATTCAAATGAAGGTGCCAGCAAAGAAGATGAAGAAACTTCAACATCCTCAAAGGCCTTAGAGAATTTCCGCAGAGATCCTTTAAACaggaaggtggttttgttgatgcAGTTCTTGCTGGAAAAGTATCAAAGTAAAGAGCCAATTACAAAGGCAGACATGCTGAAGTTTGTTATCAAAAAGTACAAGAATCATTTCAACGAGATCCTCAGGAGAGCCTCTGAGCACATGGAGCTGGCCTTCGGTATTGATTTGAAGGAAGTGGATCCCACCAGGCACTACTACGTCCTTGTCAGCAAGCTAGACCTTACCTGCGATGAAACAATGAGTGAAGAGGACCTGCCGAAGACCGGCCTCCTGATGATTGTTCTGGGTGTGATCTTCATGAGTGGCAACTGCGCCCCTGAGGAAGCTATCTGGAAAGTGTTGAATCTGATAGGTATCTATGCTGATAAGAATCATGTAATCTATGGGGATCCCAGGAAGGTCATCACTAAAGATCTAGTGCAGCTGAATTACCTAGAGTACCACCAGGTGCCCAACAGTGATCCTCCTCGCTATGAGTTCCAGTGGGGACCAAGAGCCCATGCTGAGACCAGCAAGATGAAAGTCTTAGAGTTCATAGCCAAGATCTATGATACAGTCCCCAGTGCCTTCCCAATCTGGTATGAAGAGGCTTTGCAAGATGAGCAAGAGAGAGCCCGTGCCAGAGCCGCAGCCAGGGCTCGTATTGCTGCCAATGCACGCTCCAGGGCCAAGGCCACCTGTTCCTCCCACACTAAGTGA